A segment of the Macrobrachium nipponense isolate FS-2020 chromosome 1, ASM1510439v2, whole genome shotgun sequence genome:
TAATTCATTGTTGATAGACTGAAAATGTTATGGACAGAAActaaaaacatataaatgtacacaGGGCCGTTTCTGGCTTTGTGGGGGacctagatagataggtaggtaggtacttcATTTATCGCTGAGGGGTTTGTCAAACTGTGATGAAGTGATTCCTAGCCCTTTAGATGGTCTACTAAGATGCAAGAAACTATTACacttcacatttatttatttcacttctatttcaaagagcaaagataataaaaaaccAACACTTAAAATTATGGTAAATTAACATCACAGTCACACACTTACCAGAAAAACCGATAATAATTCACATTATTCACAGTAACAATGCATTGTCCTCATAATGTCTGCTTCCTGGCTATTTACTCGCAAGTCATCAATGATGTCCTCATATAACACCTGCTCCCCCACCTCATGGTTGATCCTGATTATTGCAAGACCAGTGAGACGATCCTGTCCCATGGAAGACCTTAGATGGGTCTTGATGAGCTTCATCtttgagaagctcctctctgctGAGGAGGCCATAGTCACAGACAGATTGTCAGGGCAACCCACAGATTGTGATACAGTTCCTCCAATCATGTTTTTTATGGATAAAGGTGAGGAGCTCAAGAGCAGTCATGTCATCGGAGAGTAAGCTTGGCAAGTTTTTTATTTCCACAGCCAGTTCCTTTCCATCATTGTCACTTTCATTCCCAGTGCTTAATGCCATGCAAAGGTTGTCCTCAGTGCATGATCATCCAGCTTTTGGAAACTTAGCAGCACTCCAAACCTGTCTCTCACTTCACCCAGTGTTTCAAACCTATCAGTTAAAGATTCAATGGCTGTGTCAACAACAGCAATTGCAATTAATTACACAAATGGAAATTGTCATAGGAATACCCAAAATATAAGGCGTACATGACAAAATCTTTagattttcaaatttaaaatgtgaaaattaaaaatgttcaaaGGGAAATTCCAACTTGGGGGCCCTAGGCAATCGCCTAGTTCGCCTATAGCTAAAAATGGCCCTGAATGTACATTTGTTTTATACTTGAAGGTTCTTTGCTATGGAAGGGCTTTCCAGTGCATACCCTTTaagaaataaatgattattatttaCCAATAGGAGATAGGAAATAGGTGTGAACACAAGCAGTTAAAGAGGATGCTTACCTTGATGAATCTAGTTAGTAACTCAGTGTCTGATTTACTGAGTGACAACCTGTTgcatgtttttctcttttttgtggaATGTTGCATTCACCTTGTGGTGAAAGTAATTAATTCAACAAGTGAGTTCTACAGCTATGACAATGAGGAAAGCTAcagcagaattaatatatttctggcAATCTTCTTCTACCTCATGCGTTAAAACTAGCAAACAATTGCTTCCTTTTGAACCAAATCAGATAAGatgtaatagaaataatataCATCAAGGAAGAACATCTTTCAGGCTAAAATATACAGCTGGAagaaaactggccatttcatagAACTTTCATTATCATCAAAAAACTTATTTGCTTTTGATTATCAACCAAATTAACAACAGTAGCACAAAGTTTGTATATttagacttttaacttttaacataaTTAAAAGAGGCATTTTCCTGATAAAGCCACACTAGACTTAACTAATTgcagctgttctacttcaagaagataaaaaataattttttacatccTGTTTgtttcatgtcttcaaaactgaaaaagcatcagaaagtGTATTCAACCACAGAGAaagaaactctagccttaattacagcattgaaaaagtttgaagtgtatgtgaacagacctaggaatgaagaaattttagtgttgtctaaTCACAAGCcactattatttataaaaattatgaaaaaacagAACCAAAGGTTAacaaggtggtctttgtgcttgcaaaaGTATAAGTTAAGAATGCAGCACATttctggtaagaacaatgtaaTTGCAGATTATTTATCCTGTTGTGAATCGTAGGATTGAAACTCAGGATGACTAATCTActggggggaggaatcttatgTTGTTGCCTTCACAAAACATAACTTCCCTTCAGTAAttgtatgaaatgttgtaaagtatctgtaatatgttcagattccacattaAAGTTAGAggtaatatgtttaaataatgtatgttcagaattcGCAAAAGCATAATTTAAAGTTACGTAGAGAAAAGAGCAGATGTATTATTCATCACTTTAAGCcacataattttagttttttttttttttattgttgagtcGTCCTGTATTGTACCAGCTTTTGTCTTGAGCCATTCAAGAAACCCACTTGATGATTGCGCAATGTTTCATAATGAAGCTTCTCAAAACATTCAatacaaaaaattccatgtacaaattACATAATCTGCAGGAATTACATCACTGTGCTTgtgaaaatgtaatataataatttctttcatgttaaaagaattttatgttCTGAAACTGTGTAATTTTAAAGATTATTTATAGTTGTAATCCCAtgttctctttctcattttgaaagagaattattaagaTTACTTGCAGAGTATCACGTTGCCAAAATCATTTGCCGTGTTTTGACGTCATCAGCCATTTTGAGGTAGAATTTCACAAACCAGTTAGCtcccatagaagagagagagtcattctgaTATTAGATACAACTTGCGTTGGTTGCCATTCTTGGAACCGTTGTGAGCAGTTTCAATTTTTACTCTTTCTGATtgagggaaatttttatttttaaattattgtaagtttttGCTTTTTGTGATGGCATGTTTCACCACCAGACTAAACACAATTTCCACTTATCAAAAAGTATTCATAATACACTATACTAAGTCCCCAATGGGTGGAATAGTATCTCACTTCAGTACTGTATGCAAAATCAATTCAAGGGGCAAAGTAAATACTAAgaaaaatcctttattttaatacataaatatcagacagaaataacacctgaacctctataatacaatatatatgaataacactcacTCTGAAtcacctgcaaaagaaaacaacttCACAATAAAAGATAGAtatcaacacacacatataccaaaAAGTTGAGGgctccagaaaggaggaggtaaacaaaaagaaagaatagccCAACAAATTACAAgctaatatccctaacaactttTTCATGTAACTTTAAGGGTCTCCTCTTGAAGGACAACGccaaactccacgtctggaggataAATCATGGTAGCGGGGCTACTAGGGCCCAAAACAGGATTCAAATGCCGTGATCCAAATAAAATTTACGATTCAATATAGATAGATGGTTATCGACCTTACCAAATCACAGTGAGTTCCCTTTGGCTCTGTAACTGAACCAAGGGCAATGATGAAGGCCCAAAGAAGGCTCACAGAATGAATAATCCAAAGAATCCTTCCAAAAGTAATCGaggaaaaaatccaaaaagctGCAACATCTAATGGCAGgatatttcagatatatataaatgtttcagAGCAGCAGCCCCAACAGGTAGGATCCTGACCTCTTCAAGTGATGGCTCAGAAAATGACTACTTTCAGAAACGACAGGAGTCTTCCATAACCCCTCTGGCCGCCCAGAGCAGGGGGTTGGGGAAGGCCACACACCCACTCAACACCAAATATGAAAGACAAATGGcattagtaaaatattaaaacgaGCAAAccaccggagaggagaaaacaaGCTAACAACAAAAATGACCATACTTAAGTAATTACCATTCACTATTCAACCAAATATACCAGTCACATATCATTAAATGGCAACAAGATGACAACTCACATCACTCATAACTTTTAGATTTGTTCAAGTTCATAGCATAGTGGGTATTTATGGAAACTGAACAGACAGTGTAAACGTGtttttgtaacggcgcctatgAAAGAGTATAATGATTTTGGAAGctgaagcaaaaaggaaaaactggtaCCAACTACTGTGTcattacaagttttaagtgcacttaaaaatatttacagtggttatgcaaaattatattttttacatattgcaaatttttgtgttctgtatatagttcttttgaagtgtttattttatgttttgtgattgttttttttcacatttttggtaattttcaacatttttgtgttcacatatttttgcattcacattttgtttgattaacttaggtGTTTCTTAATGGATTAGTATTGCATACTTGATTTAGTATAACACTTgtgatttaatttgcatttacttagatttcttttcaaatattaattattgcttaacagtttgaattttgattgaataatttaatttcttggttaattaattttcttgataaattaatttttatttaattttgtttaataattaattcaaggattaattaaactttgtggcTTTTTAAGTAATAGTAAAtatccctgagattgtgaatttcactaaaaaaagctttaagtttaaaaataacaaaaaattagttttaaaattttataagggtttcatttattgaccaccagtgatgtgattttatttaggtagaaatatagagtggtaattgtgctgttttccttcaattttattgaagtgagttagaacctgggaaataattagacttttaaagttgttttggagtgatgcccttcaattaatttaatcttatatatGATTACCTCACAAGTGTTTTGATGAATTTGACCTAGATGTTGTGATGCCAGTTTTGATATtcataatcagtcaatcaatccatttaacgaacttagtctgatttcttgcatgattaataagattttagggataactgttgcctttagagtagtCTGTCAtgttttatctgtgatgaagattCAGGTGTTTGGCTGTCGTGAGGTATTTTGATTGATAAGTGTAATTACCAGATATTTGGCTTATAACAGAAAATCTATACAATACGCATCTGTGCTAAATGATAAGGAAATAGACCCGAAATATAGATCGTTTACTCTTGGATAATCCTGATGATGTAGGTCACCTCAAGGGGGTCGCCTTATGAATCTAACTACAATGTTTTATCAAGTTCTTTTCGCCCTTTTAGAGAGTTCCtgctaacatacatacacatctggTTACTTGTAGGACAGACAAACATCAACAAAAATATTATCCCCCTTCCAAATTGGTGCTTTGATAACAAGTCAAAAAGATAGTTCGACCTCACATCATAAATCCCAAGTGCACAAATCTGGTAAAAAAGCATCATGCAAACTGTAGTTAcctgtaaaattttattttccatgtaCTGTTTCATCAACTTTCTCAAAACATCTGAAGAATTATGGGTGGATTTTGAGACGTTGCTTGGCGGTACTACATGTTATTCCTTGCTTTCATTACTGACATTAATTTgtcatgtctttcacaagtatttcattatcaaaaaaaatttctctctaatATTTTTCTGTTAGGCAGTATTCAGTTTGTATTTTGAGCAAAGGCAGAAGCCTATTTATCGTGTGACGTACAGTATCAAATAACTGTGTGAACTTTTAATAATTGACAgaagaaaatgcatttcagttGACCAGGTGAATGAAAGCAGTAGATTTCTTATAATGTACATATGGCGTATATTTATTGATACATATGAACTGATTTTGATGAAATGTTATTCAGACTTTTTCTTGAAAGAGTTTTTACCAAAAACTGCAACCAAAACTTTCTGGAAAAGCCACCAGAGAATGAGCAAGGGCAAAATGACGATCAAGAGTGACAAAGCCAACACATCCAGCAGGAGAAGTTGCACCCATGACAGGCTCGCAGCAGGAGACCTCAACTTAGGGGCTCCTCTGTGACGTATGACGTACTCCGTCCAGAACACTGCTCGTTCTACTGGAGAATTCAACTGGTCCTTGTATAATCTTGAAGTCTTCACTACATTTTCTTGATATCTGAAAAAATAAGATTGGAAtcgatttctattttttttttccgatgaaAAGTAAAAGAACTTCAGATGGCTTCACCATTTGCATACCCTATATTTTCTCTCCCCAACATCAAGGTAAAACAAAATGTCATGAGTACaacaaacaagacaaaaaaacaaaaaaaaaaaaaaaaacaaaaaaaaaaaacaaaaaaaaccatgcTTATAATGTGAACTGAGGcatgaatatgatgatgatgataggtttgaaataataaaaaaggggggCAGAGGAAAAGTAGATTAAGTAATGAGTgattaattttctttacaattaaTCAGGCGACTTCAATGGTTTTGTACTACAGACCTCAGAACAGGAAAATGAATACTGTGCAGGAAAGGAGAATATGGTCCATGGATGTCAAACGATGGGAATATTCACCCAAGATTTTATGCAGAAGCAGTCGCACACAGCAAGGTATAATCCAGGTGAAACGTACAGCAGCACAAATACTCAGATAAGAAATTTATGCACAGAATACtgattataattgtaataatatttgTCTATAATGCCTCGTATGCTACGTACATTATGGTCACAATTGTCGCGAAAACAATGAATTCTTTTAGAATGAATCTTCCCTGACTTGAATGCCTTGCTTTAAACTCTTATTTGTTAGAGTAGTTGAATGTGTATATTTAATATGCTATTGTTTGGAGGAGAttgaattttcatgaaatttcGCTAGCTGGTTACTGAAGCTCCTAAGTGGGATATAAATTTGTTTACATGATTCCTTGCTAAGAGAATGAATGACATGGATATATATGAAGAATGACACATTTTGCTAATGGTAAGCAGTATGAAATATATGAAGGACGTGTGTCTCATATTAATACATCAGTAATCTTGTTAAGAAACCATGAAAGCAAGAGTttacaaaaagagaaaataagacttactttgatttgtttataACTTCTTCAATAGAACTGATGATAAGATCTACAGTTAAATCTTCAAAAGTAAGAGATAGCCCCCATCCGTTAGCAATTACTTTTGCAGCATTTGAAGGCTGGTCTCCAAACAGAGGCAGTACAACCACAGGAGTCCCATGGTACAACGTCTCTTGCAAACTGAGAAGCCCTCCATGGCTTATGAATACTTTCACATTAGGGTGACCTGAAAAGACCAAAGAGATCCATAGATACGAGCTTTCATACAACATACAAAGTTTTCTGCAATTAATCTCCTGATTTTCATTCTAAATCATGGGCCTTGTTGTATGATTATAAGATTTGAATATTCACCTAAAATATCTTGTTGTGGGAGCCAGGGGCTAATCATGGTATTTTCGGGAATTCCTTCTAAATCGGTTTCGAATTTCCAAAGAATCCGTTGGTTTAATTTGGAAAAGGCTTCGATGAACATATGCCTGTACTTGTTAGGCAACGTATTCCCTTTTGTAACTGAACCAAGGCTGAAGTATATTACCCCTGCTGAGCCTGCTCCTTCAATCCATGACTCTAAGtcctaaattaaagaaaaatagaattcaTGATAACTTGAATTATCATAAGACTGGGAAGATACTGAAGCAATAAAACGATTTATAATGGAACAAAGTATAGAACAGTTTTTAAAACTCTGGTAATAATATTGTTTTCATAAGAAAACTTTGCCATCAAACTCTCAAAGTGGAGATCTCAGTTTATCATTTAGATATTCATTCTGCTTGTTTTAAATACAATGTACCATATACTGAGAGTATTTACCACTAATGCATACAAACATCAGTCGTGATATTAGTCTTACCTCTGGTAAATGTTTGGCAGGTCGACAGTGCATACCACCTACTTCCACTTGAGAAGGTAAAAGGGGTACAGTCAAGTCATTAGAAAAATGGGAGTTCAGAAGGACGAGACTCTGATTTCTCTCTATTTCCAGAAGAGGTGGAAGGTCTGGGAAGTGTACATTGACCTACAAGAAAACAGTCAAGTGGTCAGATTGAGTTAGTCATCCAATTATCCAGAATGCAATGAGTTGGTTAAgaatgtttacatatttttagCAGAATCCATTACACTAGAACAATTAATAAAATTTGGGCTTACTTATGATAGcaattgaaaatgaaacagacTGCTTAATGGAAGAAGGCCTTTAAAGAAGTAAGTCTCACCTCTTTTTGAACTGCAGGTATAACTTCCCAGACTCTCCAGTAAAAGGGAACTCCTATGCTGAAAACTGTATTCACAAGGCGTCCGAAAACGTGTTCAAAGTTAGGCTCGTAAAGGAAACTGGGCATGTAGGCTGGGCTAAGTAGGTTTCCCAGGACAGCACTCTGTCTTGGATCCATGCCAGGGGTAGCGATGGTAATGAAAGGCATCTCGTGTACAAATGGGTAggaaaactagaaataaaaatggaatgagctTAACAGTTTGCATAAAACGCCAGAGGTTTCTATTCAGTTATggaaattatatgtttttttttattccacaccAGCTACCAGGCTATATTTTTCATCACATCCTTATGTAAAATTACTAATTCATCGATTATAGGATGAAAagcataattttcaaaatatatcacGACGATGTACCAGTTTCTTCATCATAGAAAACTAGtctatatattaatgttatattaatgttatgacaa
Coding sequences within it:
- the LOC135219739 gene encoding UDP-glycosyltransferase UGT5-like isoform X2; protein product: MSNTVRCQTVQYLQRLSVAFILVLFVQTFTLRIYYMLHKMKWLSVLLLLISTWTGGADLLPPERSYKILMLLPIGSKSHRNVFIPLAEALADRGHKVDMLTSYDIQHQNPNIREIPHGLPHYPDTNVNMFNEAKKKTGIISVLKDRMCKMARDIYRVPHVKELYRKRKEYDLIVLDHLFNEFSYPFVHEMPFITIATPGMDPRQSAVLGNLLSPAYMPSFLYEPNFEHVFGRLVNTVFSIGVPFYWRVWEVIPAVQKEVNVHFPDLPPLLEIERNQSLVLLNSHFSNDLTVPLLPSQVEVGGMHCRPAKHLPEDLESWIEGAGSAGVIYFSLGSVTKGNTLPNKYRHMFIEAFSKLNQRILWKFETDLEGIPENTMISPWLPQQDILGHPNVKVFISHGGLLSLQETLYHGTPVVVLPLFGDQPSNAAKVIANGWGLSLTFEDLTVDLIISSIEEVINKSKYQENVVKTSRLYKDQLNSPVERAVFWTEYVIRHRGAPKLRSPAASLSWVQLLLLDVLALSLLIVILPLLILWWLFQKVLVAVFGKNSFKKKSE
- the LOC135219739 gene encoding UDP-glycosyltransferase UGT5-like isoform X1 translates to MADFLGEWCSERVSYPAGSQPTSLPWPSAMGSVCPRVARGQMKWLSVLLLLISTWTGGADLLPPERSYKILMLLPIGSKSHRNVFIPLAEALADRGHKVDMLTSYDIQHQNPNIREIPHGLPHYPDTNVNMFNEAKKKTGIISVLKDRMCKMARDIYRVPHVKELYRKRKEYDLIVLDHLFNEFSYPFVHEMPFITIATPGMDPRQSAVLGNLLSPAYMPSFLYEPNFEHVFGRLVNTVFSIGVPFYWRVWEVIPAVQKEVNVHFPDLPPLLEIERNQSLVLLNSHFSNDLTVPLLPSQVEVGGMHCRPAKHLPEDLESWIEGAGSAGVIYFSLGSVTKGNTLPNKYRHMFIEAFSKLNQRILWKFETDLEGIPENTMISPWLPQQDILGHPNVKVFISHGGLLSLQETLYHGTPVVVLPLFGDQPSNAAKVIANGWGLSLTFEDLTVDLIISSIEEVINKSKYQENVVKTSRLYKDQLNSPVERAVFWTEYVIRHRGAPKLRSPAASLSWVQLLLLDVLALSLLIVILPLLILWWLFQKVLVAVFGKNSFKKKSE
- the LOC135219739 gene encoding UDP-glycosyltransferase UGT5-like isoform X3; translated protein: MKWLSVLLLLISTWTGGADLLPPERSYKILMLLPIGSKSHRNVFIPLAEALADRGHKVDMLTSYDIQHQNPNIREIPHGLPHYPDTNVNMFNEAKKKTGIISVLKDRMCKMARDIYRVPHVKELYRKRKEYDLIVLDHLFNEFSYPFVHEMPFITIATPGMDPRQSAVLGNLLSPAYMPSFLYEPNFEHVFGRLVNTVFSIGVPFYWRVWEVIPAVQKEVNVHFPDLPPLLEIERNQSLVLLNSHFSNDLTVPLLPSQVEVGGMHCRPAKHLPEDLESWIEGAGSAGVIYFSLGSVTKGNTLPNKYRHMFIEAFSKLNQRILWKFETDLEGIPENTMISPWLPQQDILGHPNVKVFISHGGLLSLQETLYHGTPVVVLPLFGDQPSNAAKVIANGWGLSLTFEDLTVDLIISSIEEVINKSKYQENVVKTSRLYKDQLNSPVERAVFWTEYVIRHRGAPKLRSPAASLSWVQLLLLDVLALSLLIVILPLLILWWLFQKVLVAVFGKNSFKKKSE